The following proteins are encoded in a genomic region of Ammospiza caudacuta isolate bAmmCau1 chromosome 3, bAmmCau1.pri, whole genome shotgun sequence:
- the B3GNT2 gene encoding N-acetyllactosaminide beta-1,3-N-acetylglucosaminyltransferase 2, with protein sequence MSVGRRRLKLLGILMMVNIFIYVIVEVSRSGSQDKNAKGRVVIPRSKFWRKYTPHKAYWNKQQQKLELLYNPILSLLSNMTVEENLVSNLSVLNSCDPDPLVHSEVSDFANLPDRFKDFLLYLRCRNYSLLMDQPNKCEQKPFLLLAIKSLIPHFDRRQAIRESWGKEIESGDVIVRRVFLLGQTPPEDHFPDLSHMIKFESDTHHDILLWNYRDTFFNLTLKEVLFLKWVSSSCANVQFIFKGDDDVFVNTNQILDYLKSLTKEKAKDLFIGDVIKDAGPHREKKLKYYIPESVYEGSYPPYAGGGGFLYSGDLALRLNNASEQVLLYPIDDVYTGMCLQKLGLAPEKHKGFKTFDIEEKYRNNICSYTNLMLVHSRKPQEMIKIWTRLQDPHLRC encoded by the coding sequence ATGAGTGTTGGACGCAGAAGATTAAAGCTGCTGGGAATTCTGATGATggtaaacatttttatttatgtgaTTGTGGAAGTCTCGAGGAGCGGCAGCCAAGACAAGAATGCAAAAGGCCGTGTTGTTATACCACGTAGCAAATTCTGGAGGAAATACACTCCTCACAAAGCTTATTGGAACAAACAGCaacagaagctggagctgctctaCAACCCTATTCTGTCCTTGCTTTCCAATATGACTGTGGAAGAGAACTTGGTTTCTAACCTGAGTGTCCTCAATTCCTGTGACCCTGACCCCTTGGTGCACTCAGAGGTTAGTGACTTTGCAAACTTGCCAGACAGATTCAAAGACTTCCTCCTGTATTTGAGGTGTAGAAATTACTCATTGCTAATGGATCAGCCAAACAAGTGTGAACAGAaacctttcctgctgctggctaTTAAGTCACTTATACCCCATTTTGATAGAAGACAAGCAATTAGGGAATCCTGGGGCAAGGAAATAGAATCAGGGGATGTGATAGTCAGAAGGGTCTTCTTACTAGGGCAGACCCCACCAGAGGATCATTTTCCTGACCTTTCACACATGATTAAATTTGAGAGTGACACCCACCATGACATTCTCCTCTGGAACTACAGAGACACTTTCTTCAATCTGACTCTGAAAGAGGTGCTGTTTCTGAAGTGGGTCAGCAGTAGCTGCGCAAATGTCCAGTTTATTTTTAAGGGTGATGATGATGTTTTTGTGAATACCAATCAGATCCTGGATTACTTGAAGAGCttaacaaaggaaaaagccaAAGACTTATTTATAGGTGATGTGATCAAAGATGCTGGAcctcacagagagaaaaagttGAAGTACTACATCCCAGAGAGCGTTTATGAAGGTTCGTACCCACCGTACGCAGGAGGCGGTGGCTTCCTGTACTCTGGGGATCTGGCACTGAGACTGAATAATGCATCTGAGCAGGTACTCCTCTACCCCATCGATGATGTTTATACTGGAATGTGCCTTCAGAAGCTTGGGCTTGCTCCGGAAAAACACAAAGGCTTCAAAACATTTGATATCGaagagaaatacagaaataacaTCTGTTCCTACACAAACTTAATGTTAGTGCATAGTAGAAAACCTCAAGAAATGATTAAGATTTGGACGCGCTTGCAAGACCCACATTTACGTTGTTAA